One Megamonas hypermegale genomic window carries:
- a CDS encoding alpha/beta hydrolase, with amino-acid sequence MVDIWDITIPEFTGDETRKLYIYLPRSYDSAQDKRYPVLYMFDGQNVFFDSEATYGKSWGLKDYLDFNDVDMIVVAPACNQNPDNGRLREYSPFTFKDPDYGTIKGFGKDTMEWIINELKPEIDKDFRTLADREHTFIAGSSMGGLMSLYAITEYNHIFSRAGIFSPSIWTGVNKVAKMIKNADMAPDTVIYMDYGSEEFGNHKHMLQKFAMISSVLMKKKVLLNTRVVPNGTHSEASWERQVPFFMNTLFYNL; translated from the coding sequence ATGGTAGATATATGGGATATTACTATACCGGAATTTACAGGCGATGAAACTCGCAAATTGTATATTTATCTGCCACGGTCTTATGACAGTGCGCAGGATAAAAGATATCCGGTGCTTTATATGTTTGATGGACAAAATGTTTTCTTTGACAGCGAAGCCACTTATGGCAAATCTTGGGGACTTAAAGATTATTTGGATTTCAATGATGTAGATATGATTGTCGTAGCGCCAGCTTGCAATCAAAATCCAGATAATGGCAGACTCAGAGAATATTCACCGTTTACTTTTAAGGACCCAGATTATGGCACTATCAAGGGATTTGGTAAGGATACAATGGAATGGATTATCAATGAATTAAAACCAGAAATTGATAAGGATTTCAGAACACTTGCTGACAGAGAACATACATTTATTGCAGGCAGTTCCATGGGTGGACTCATGAGTTTATATGCAATAACGGAATATAATCATATATTTTCCAGAGCAGGTATATTTTCACCTTCCATTTGGACGGGCGTTAATAAAGTAGCCAAAATGATTAAAAATGCTGATATGGCACCTGATACGGTAATTTATATGGATTATGGTTCAGAAGAATTCGGCAATCATAAGCATATGTTGCAAAAATTTGCAATGATTTCTTCTGTATTGATGAAAAAGAAGGTTCTTTTAAATACTCGTGTTGTGCCAAACGGTACGCATAGTGAAGCTAGTTGGGAAAGACAAGTTCCGTTTTTCATGAATACGCTTTTCTATAATTTATAA
- a CDS encoding type I restriction endonuclease subunit R produces MEYQSEAQLENQLIQSLTTQNFTKVDINNTDDLLINFRQQINKLNAEALNGKDLSDKEFDRLMTQIGGKSIYQSAKILRDKFTLTRDDDTSIYMTLLNTEDYAKNIFQVTHQISVKGTFKNRYDVTLLINGLPLVQIELKRRGGDLKEAFSQILRYRRHSYQGLFRYIQFFVISDGVDTKYFANSDTKPLYSMTFFWTDDKNKRISNLFDFTEKFLNTTQILDMIIHYMIVNDSDKNLMIMRPYQVYATKALIQKALTSDKGGYIWHTTGSGKTLTSFKCSQILSHNSNIKKIFFVVDRSDLDRQTLQEFNKFEKNSVDATDNTNVLARQIADKHKNLIVTTIQKLAKASSSPKYKSIFAKYADDKIVIIFDECHRSTFGKQLNCIKKVFPHLQIFGFTGTPRFPQNKSQDGRTTADIFGKCLHTYLIKDAIFDHNVLGFNVEYIKTFDGEYDPTDTTKVQDIDKQEVFDDPIRLKLIAEHIVKYHDIKTHNRKYNALFAVSSVDNLIRYYDIFKSLKTDLKIAAIFTYGVNEEAEFKDEHSRDALERIIQDYNKMYQTNYDTNTFSAYANDLMKKIKTSQIDIVIVVGMMLTGFDAKVLNTLYIDKNLEYHNLLQAYSRTNRVEHTTKPFGNIICYRNLKENTDNAIRLFSQTDNIDDVLTHDLASYLKEMQDAINELTQIAPKAQNVDDLQTEEEQRDFVLAFRRVSRLQNVLSNFIEFDFDKDITNMSAQDFMDYKSKYFTIYENLKNDTSKEKASILNDIDFCIELVATDRINTTYIMNLIRNIERNDIIKQQTEINHIKKELKNSDDMKLRYKIDLIENFLDEVVPKLNPDSSIDDAYNDFETQERTKEINNFAKEHELDTEVLQNEISEYEYTGITNKSNIMKFIKKPFLEKMKIANAAITFIKNNVQKYL; encoded by the coding sequence ATGGAATATCAAAGTGAAGCACAATTAGAAAATCAATTAATCCAATCATTAACTACGCAAAATTTTACTAAAGTAGATATAAATAATACAGATGATTTACTCATAAATTTTAGGCAACAAATAAATAAATTAAATGCTGAAGCTTTAAATGGCAAAGACCTTTCAGATAAAGAATTTGACCGCTTGATGACTCAAATCGGCGGAAAAAGCATCTACCAATCAGCAAAAATTTTACGCGATAAATTCACTTTGACGCGCGATGATGATACTTCAATTTATATGACTTTATTAAATACCGAAGATTATGCAAAAAACATCTTTCAAGTAACTCATCAAATAAGTGTCAAAGGAACATTTAAAAATCGCTATGATGTTACGCTTTTGATAAACGGCTTGCCACTCGTGCAAATCGAATTAAAAAGACGCGGTGGCGATTTAAAAGAAGCATTCTCGCAGATTTTGCGCTATCGCCGTCACTCTTATCAAGGTTTATTCCGCTACATTCAGTTTTTTGTAATATCCGATGGAGTGGACACAAAATATTTTGCCAACAGCGATACAAAACCACTCTATTCAATGACATTTTTCTGGACTGATGACAAGAATAAACGCATTTCCAATCTATTCGATTTCACAGAAAAATTTTTAAACACGACGCAAATCCTCGATATGATTATCCATTATATGATAGTTAACGATAGTGATAAAAACTTGATGATTATGCGCCCTTATCAGGTGTACGCTACAAAAGCACTGATACAAAAAGCCTTAACTTCCGATAAAGGCGGTTATATCTGGCATACTACAGGCTCGGGCAAAACGCTCACTTCATTTAAATGCAGTCAAATTCTGTCCCATAACTCCAATATTAAAAAAATATTCTTCGTAGTCGACCGCTCTGACCTTGACCGCCAAACCTTGCAGGAATTCAACAAATTTGAAAAAAACTCCGTAGATGCCACGGATAACACAAATGTCTTAGCTCGCCAAATAGCTGATAAACATAAAAATTTAATCGTTACAACCATTCAAAAATTAGCCAAAGCATCAAGCTCGCCAAAATACAAATCAATCTTTGCCAAATACGCTGATGATAAAATCGTCATAATCTTTGATGAATGTCATCGCTCCACCTTTGGCAAACAATTAAATTGTATAAAAAAAGTATTCCCGCACCTTCAGATTTTCGGCTTCACAGGCACACCGCGTTTTCCGCAAAATAAATCGCAAGACGGACGCACTACAGCCGATATCTTCGGTAAATGCCTACACACTTATCTGATTAAAGACGCAATCTTTGACCATAATGTATTAGGCTTCAATGTGGAATACATCAAGACATTTGACGGCGAATACGACCCGACCGATACGACAAAAGTTCAAGATATCGACAAACAAGAAGTATTCGATGACCCTATTCGCCTAAAATTAATCGCTGAACATATAGTAAAATACCACGATATAAAAACTCATAACCGCAAATACAATGCACTTTTTGCCGTTTCCAGCGTGGATAATTTAATCAGATACTACGATATCTTTAAGAGCTTAAAAACAGATTTAAAAATAGCCGCCATTTTCACTTATGGCGTAAATGAAGAAGCTGAATTCAAAGATGAGCATTCGCGCGATGCCCTAGAGCGCATAATCCAAGATTACAACAAAATGTATCAGACAAATTACGATACTAATACATTTTCTGCCTATGCCAATGATTTAATGAAGAAAATCAAGACTTCGCAAATCGATATTGTAATCGTAGTCGGCATGATGTTGACTGGTTTTGATGCCAAAGTACTAAATACACTCTACATCGACAAAAATCTCGAATATCACAATTTGCTTCAAGCGTATTCCCGCACTAACCGCGTAGAACACACGACAAAACCATTCGGCAATATCATTTGCTATCGCAATTTAAAAGAAAATACCGATAATGCTATACGCTTATTCTCACAGACAGATAATATTGATGATGTATTAACGCACGATTTAGCTTCCTATTTAAAAGAAATGCAAGACGCTATAAATGAGTTGACACAGATTGCACCGAAAGCCCAAAATGTCGACGATTTGCAGACCGAAGAAGAACAGCGCGATTTCGTCTTAGCTTTTCGCAGAGTTAGCCGATTGCAAAATGTACTTAGCAATTTCATTGAATTTGATTTTGACAAAGACATCACGAATATGAGTGCACAGGATTTCATGGACTATAAATCAAAATATTTTACAATCTATGAAAATCTTAAAAACGATACATCAAAAGAAAAAGCTTCTATATTAAATGATATAGATTTCTGCATAGAACTCGTTGCCACTGACCGCATAAATACCACTTATATAATGAACTTAATCCGCAATATCGAACGAAATGATATAATTAAACAACAAACGGAAATCAATCATATCAAAAAAGAATTAAAAAACAGCGATGATATGAAACTTCGCTATAAAATTGACCTGATTGAAAACTTCCTCGATGAAGTAGTGCCGAAATTAAATCCCGATAGCTCGATTGATGATGCCTACAACGATTTTGAAACACAAGAACGCACTAAGGAAATAAACAACTTCGCCAAAGAGCATGAACTCGATACAGAAGTTTTACAAAATGAAATAAGCGAATACGAATATACAGGCATTACCAATAAAAGTAATATCATGAAATTCATCAAAAAACCTTTCTTAGAAAAAATGAAAATAGCTAATGCCGCTATAACATTTATCAAAAACAACGTACAAAAATATCTATAA